In Halorubrum sp. PV6, a single window of DNA contains:
- a CDS encoding Rrf2 family transcriptional regulator, protein MNNQRPPAEFTDINEAVGEKWETETTPYERIRHVIGHTYRPLSAEAVADDARTAPKTARKHLNTLADEGFVETTPGEHGSTLYRRSPESLVVEQAADILAHVSTDELATRIQEMREQLTEYQAEFGVDSPEELAINQTNQALAESGSPQEEIDPERIREWKTLRRNLAFANAALSIGNAEQFVDGDRSTNDSVPA, encoded by the coding sequence ATGAACAACCAACGCCCGCCAGCGGAGTTTACAGATATCAACGAGGCGGTTGGGGAAAAATGGGAAACGGAAACGACGCCCTACGAACGTATTCGACACGTCATTGGACATACATATCGTCCTCTCTCAGCTGAGGCGGTCGCTGACGATGCACGGACCGCTCCGAAGACCGCTCGAAAGCATCTGAACACACTTGCAGACGAGGGATTCGTCGAGACGACACCCGGCGAACACGGTAGCACGCTCTATCGGCGCTCACCCGAATCGCTCGTCGTCGAACAGGCTGCCGACATCCTTGCACACGTCTCGACCGACGAACTGGCCACACGTATCCAAGAAATGCGCGAGCAGCTCACCGAGTATCAGGCTGAATTCGGTGTCGATTCCCCTGAAGAGTTGGCCATCAACCAAACGAATCAGGCTCTCGCCGAGTCCGGATCTCCACAAGAAGAGATCGACCCCGAGCGGATTCGTGAGTGGAAGACGCTCCGTCGGAACCTTGCGTTCGCGAACGCGGCCCTCTCGATTGGCAACGCCGAGCAGTTTGTCGACGGCGATCGTTCAACAAATGATAGCGTCCCGGCCTGA